GATATAACAAAAAGTGGACAAGCTCTTAGAGCTGAAGTTGACTCACTTCAAAAAGGGGCTGGTGAATTATCTCGCAAAACTCAACATTTAAAAGAAGAAATAAGCAAACTTGAGAGCATCAAAAAAAATAATGGTGACAAAAGAAACAGAATATCTAAGTTGAAAATAGAACGAGACAATGCACTAAATAATCTGGAGCAAGCAAGAAATGAAAAATCTCAACTCAGAGAAACTGTCTGTCGTGATTTAACTGATAGCTTATCTCCACGCATTAAAGTTCACCTCGAAGAATATAGTCAACTAGACGAGTATCAGCAGGTTATTATCAATGCACTTAAAGGAAGCGGTATAAAATATAACGACCTAGCACCTCTCATTGCTGAATCTATACCTCCCCGACTATTACTGCAAATAACCGAAAATGATGACATAGATATGTTTCTTTCTTTATTGAACGTAACTAAAGACAGGGCATCTAGAGTACTCAACGCTTTAAAATCAAGCATAAACTCTATAGCTACTGTTAAATTAGAAGATGAAATTACTTTTGAGTTACTCGATGGTTCTGAAACTAAAGATCTGTCAGAACTTTCTACTGGTCAAAGATGCACTGTCATTCTCCCAATTATATTAGAACATAGGGACTCTTCATTAATCGTAGATCAACCAGAAGACCATATAGATAACGCATTTATCGTTGAAACATTAATCGCCTCCATCAAGCGCCGTAAAGGTCAGGGACAAACAATTGTTACGACACACAATGCAAATGTCCCTGTTCTTGGTGAGGCAGAAGAAGTAATACACTTAAATTCTGATGGCACTAGAGGCTATGTGATGGCTAGCGGTCCTTTAATGGAAGCAAATATTGTAGACGCTATTTCATCCGTAATGGAAGGTGGAAGAGAGGCATTTAATTGTAGAGCTAACTTTTATGACTAATCCAGCATACCAAAATGCCAAAAGTGATCTCACATCGACAGATACCATTAAGCGCTTCCAAAGTGCTACTTATTTTGCACAAAATATTCATACCGATATGAAGAAAGATTTAGAGACTTGCAGAAGGACTGAAAAAGTTCGTTACATCAAAATGGCTTTAGATAAAGCTCTTTATCTACTATCAAATAGTACCCCAACGCCACTGCCTTCACATGATGCAGAGCTAGGTGGCGACCTAGAAAATGCTGAACAACTAAAAAGACATTTAAAAAACCAAGCCATTGACGAATTTTCAGGGGTAATTCTTCATGAATTAGCTCCAAAATTAGGGTTGGTAGATGCGAGTCTCAAAGAAGAATTTAACAATTATGATAGTAGTAAAGCTAAAGGATTCGTAGAGCGACTTACCCAGATATTCCGAGCTATAGAATGCCTCAGAAAATCTACACGCGAACCAGAAAGCGTAGAAACAGACCTCTCTCAACTAATAAAGAACATCGTTCACGATGAAGTCATCGAAAAAGAAAAAATAAATATAAGCTTCCAAGGCATACAACCATGCATTATTAACTCCGACCCAGCTCTGATTACTTTAGCCTTTTCCAATGCTGTTAGAAATAGCTATGAATCTCTCACATCACTAACCAGTAGCGAACCTAAAAGCTTAATAATTTCATGGGGTGTGAGTGATAAAGATTCATGGATTAGCGTTATAGATAACGGGATAGGATTTATAGGTAATCCAGAGGTAGCTTTCAAACTAGGAAAAACAAGCAAACAAGGGCACACAGGCTTTGGTATGGGAATAATGAGGCAAGCTATGGATAACATAGGTGGTTATGCTGAGCTTTCTAATATCGAAACAGGTGGTGCAAAACTATTATTGAGATGGGGGAATTTTTAGTGTCAAACCGAGTATTTAATGTTTTAGTAGTTGAAGATGATACTGAGCTATCAGACCTCATTGAAAGTACTTTCAACTCCAAGTTTCTACAAGTAAACGTAATAAAAGCCTTTTCTAGAAATGCTGCATTTGAGATTCTAGATAGCGAAGCATTTTTTGACTACGTAACATTAGACCTATCTATTCCAGATATAGATGGTAGTTTCGATACGGATGCATCTAATGGATTGGCCGTTTTAGGAAAAATAATCGAAGTGTCTTCAGGTACGCCGGTACTAGTTTTAACAGGCACAAGTACTGTAGATATGATTCAAGATTTCTTAAATCACTCAAATTTGACCGATATTTGGGGAAGCGGAAATACAAGAGGTACTATTGAGCATCTTACAAAGTCACGTATAGGTGAGTTAGCTGATAAAATAGCTCAAATCAATCAAGAGTTTTCATCTTCTTTTAATGTTGAATTAGTCACCAATACTTTAGAGTTACCAATTAAACACGACCGATTATTACGTGTTTTTATTAACAGTCGAAATGCTAGCTTGGGGATTATACGTCAAATAGGAGGAGGACTATCTGCCGCAAAAGTTTACTCTGTGCTCGTTCAAGATGTCTCTGGACGTACATTGCACGCCGCTATTTGCAAATGTGGCCCAAAAGAAGATATCAATTCAGATGCTAAAAATTACCATAACTATATCAATAGATTAAAACCTGATGCCACACCAAGAATCTTAGGGCACTTAGAATATGCAGCGGGAGACAGTAGCGGTGTTTTCTATGGGCTGGCTGAAAATTACGAAACATCGTTTTTCGAGGCGAGTCTCAATCAAGAATTTGGGGGTGGCCTAATGCAAGCTATCAAGCAAATGTTAGCCCCCTGGCATCAAAATATGAGACAGGATCAAAAACTAATTCGTGAAATTCGCTCTCAGTTAGTTTCAGATACAATTGCAGAAAGGCTTATTAAAGAGTTTGGTTTAACTGAAGCACTAAACTTTGAAACTATGCCTGTAATTTGTAAAACCTCCTGTACACATGGTGATTTCCATGGAGAAAATATTTTATTGGATATATCTTCCCAGAAAGCCACTCTCATCGACTATGGTGATGTATGTGAAGGCGTCAGTATCATCGACCCGTTAACCTTAGAATGCAGTTTTTTATTCCACCCAAAAACAAGTGATGCACTCTCCGTTTGGCCTACAGAGACAAACCGAGAAAACTGGGAAAACCTTGAAGCTTTTGTTGATGGGTGTCCTTTTAAGGAGAGTATAATTTTCTGCAGAACTTGGACTACAGAGTTAGGTGTTGGTAACAGAGAGTTAGCTGCTTGTTTGTACGCATACGCATTGCGACAATTAAAGTATGAGGGTACCAACAAAGAGCATGCTATCTCTTTGATCAACACTGCTTATCGATTGTATCAACAAAGCTAACGATATCTCATAGATAATGAAGATACCGTCTCTGGAAAATAATATAGTCAAAGTTCAAGTTTTAGGAAAAACAGCGAAAGAATGCTGCTTTTCTGGAAAAAACTTACAAACCTTATTACACAAGCCTTTCCAGATTTATTACAGAACTTACCTGTGACAGTAATTTGTAACTATACGACGAGATAATCCGCCCGTTTCCATCACAAAACCGGCCATAATAAACATAGGTATTGCAAGATAGGTAAACGAATCTAATGCTGAAAATGAAAGTTGAGCGATAAATGAAACAGGGATATCACTTAAAAATAGAGCAAAAGCCGTCGTCATACCAATACTAATGGCAATAGGCATACCAACAAAAAGTAAGACCACAAAAGCCAACATCGCGATTCCGAAAGTAGCCATTAGTCACACCCCACTGATATATTTGATTCATCTAATTTATTTGTTAATCGTAAATAAGCACGCTGAATTAAGCGCAGTGATATTAAATAAAATGAAAAAGGAACAACGGCGTATACCCAACCAGAACTCCACCCAAGAGCTGGCGTTGTTTGCTCAACATCAAGAGTTTCAATCGTAATTTCAATACCGTAATAACCGATATAAATCATAAAGATAGCAAAAGACAAATCAATGATAGTATCTAAAATTCGCTTATTTGCTCCTTTGATATAATTATCAATCACCTCAACACGAACATGTGCACCTCGAATAACCGCTAAACTTGCTGAAATATAAACAAGTGCAATAAAAACATATCGAGATAATTCTTCTGTCCACGACAACGAAAAGTTAAATACAAAACGAAATAATATTTGCAAAAAACAGAGAATAATAAGAGAAGAGAACAGTAATATACTGACGTACTCTTCAATATTATTCATAAAATAATTAATTTTATTTTTCATAATACAAACCTAAAACAGTCAGAGCTCCTATAGAGAAAAGGAGCTCTATTTCCATGTTTATTGAAGAGAATCTACAGTTGCTGTTAGCTCACGATATAACTCAGGGTTAATATCATCAGCAAATTGCTGAACAACAGGCGCTACAATTTCACGCATTTTTGCTTTTTCTTCTGGAGAGATTTCAGTGTAAACCAAGCCAGCATCAATCATATTTTGTAATGACTGCTTATCTTGTTCACGCACTGAAGTTCGCATATGGTCGATAGCAACTTTAGCTGCATCATTTAATGCCGTTTGTTCTTCTTCAGATAAGCCATTGTAGAATCGCTTACCAACAACAAACACAACCCAACTATACACATGACCAGTATTTGATACGTATTTTTGTACTTCATACAAACGCTGTGAATAGATATTGGTATATGGATTTTCTTGACCATCTACCACGCCTTGTTGAAGTGATGAAAACAGCTCAGAAAAAGCCATTGGAGTCGGGTTTGCACCTAAAGCACGGAATGAATCTAGGTGCGCTTTATTCTGCATGGTTCTTAATTTTAGCCCATCGAAATCTTTTGCTGTAGCAATAGGACGAGTGTTATTCGTTACATGTCTAAAACCAAAGTTCCCATACCCTAAACCAACATAGCCTGCTCTTTCTAATTTAGATGCTAACTTCTGTCCCCATTCACCATCAACAACTTGGTTAGCAATATCTTCTGTAGGAAAAATAAAAGGCAAAGATAAAATATTAAAATCCTTGACGATATTTGCTAGTACCGCTGGAGATGGAAGGTTCATTTGTACAATATTTTGTTTAATCGCTTCGAGAGCTTCTTGGTCATTGCCTAACTGATTATTAGCAAAAACCTTCACATCGATACTATTATTCGTTGCTTGTTCAACGTGTTCTTCAAATTTCTTCATTGCAGCGTATTCGAAATGTGATTCAGGAACCCCAATCCCGATTCTCATTGTTTTAGCAGCATTCGCATAGGATGAAACAGCAATCATCGACACAGCACATAGCGTAAAAAGTTTGTTCAGTTTCATAATTTATTCCTTTGTAGGGAGAGTAAATTGTTTTATTTTTGTGTGCCTAACCAAGCTTTTTTATAGGCATGACTACGGCTTTTTAGCTCTTCTAGCGACATACCTTTTTGATACAATCCAGACCCAAGACCAAATCCATCAGCCCCAACATCTAAATACTCTTGCATACTTTCTTTGTTTGCAGCCACACCACCAACAGGAAGGCAAACCGTTCCTTCTGGCAGTACAGACTTCATTGCTTTTATTCCTTTTGCTCCAATCACTTCAGCAGGAAAAAACTTCAATGCAGAAGCACCGCAAGATAATGCAGTAAACGCTTCTGTTGTTGTTTGAACTCCCGGCATAACAATACAATCCCGCTTAGATGCAATACTAATTACATCTGGATTCATATTCGGTGTGACAATTAATTTTGCTCCAGTCTCTAATACATCAATCAATTTTTGTTGATCGGTTACTGTACCAGCTCCTACGATAGCTTTATCACCATATTCATCCACAAGTAACTTAATACTCATTAATGCGTCAGGGCTATTGAGAGGAACTTCAATAAACCGAT
The window above is part of the Aliivibrio fischeri ATCC 7744 = JCM 18803 = DSM 507 genome. Proteins encoded here:
- a CDS encoding AAA family ATPase; protein product: MSNVFIEKVQVEGGFLDGMSLELKKGLNTVIGARGTGKSTFIELIRYCLGIQGHTSESHSKSLAHAKSVLKDGQVSVTLSDGVQTYHYSRTADGDTIPPTHKDLQLPLIFSQTEVENIGLVSNGRLKLIDDFIGDIEIFELRELSAISQIESFSSEMMKLSSTISDTEDKLLILPKLKSSLIELLDEEKKLAAVSFQAHSKSQALNMLSDNYLKVTGDIEQLKQYIEAQEEAKNSLTEISPHFIDLSTKSDGITKMYSVEKEAYDLIVLANSKLDDVLVIAKKELNTLHSLQSDITKSGQALRAEVDSLQKGAGELSRKTQHLKEEISKLESIKKNNGDKRNRISKLKIERDNALNNLEQARNEKSQLRETVCRDLTDSLSPRIKVHLEEYSQLDEYQQVIINALKGSGIKYNDLAPLIAESIPPRLLLQITENDDIDMFLSLLNVTKDRASRVLNALKSSINSIATVKLEDEITFELLDGSETKDLSELSTGQRCTVILPIILEHRDSSLIVDQPEDHIDNAFIVETLIASIKRRKGQGQTIVTTHNANVPVLGEAEEVIHLNSDGTRGYVMASGPLMEANIVDAISSVMEGGREAFNCRANFYD
- a CDS encoding ATP-binding protein, with amino-acid sequence MTNPAYQNAKSDLTSTDTIKRFQSATYFAQNIHTDMKKDLETCRRTEKVRYIKMALDKALYLLSNSTPTPLPSHDAELGGDLENAEQLKRHLKNQAIDEFSGVILHELAPKLGLVDASLKEEFNNYDSSKAKGFVERLTQIFRAIECLRKSTREPESVETDLSQLIKNIVHDEVIEKEKINISFQGIQPCIINSDPALITLAFSNAVRNSYESLTSLTSSEPKSLIISWGVSDKDSWISVIDNGIGFIGNPEVAFKLGKTSKQGHTGFGMGIMRQAMDNIGGYAELSNIETGGAKLLLRWGNF
- a CDS encoding response regulator, encoding MSNRVFNVLVVEDDTELSDLIESTFNSKFLQVNVIKAFSRNAAFEILDSEAFFDYVTLDLSIPDIDGSFDTDASNGLAVLGKIIEVSSGTPVLVLTGTSTVDMIQDFLNHSNLTDIWGSGNTRGTIEHLTKSRIGELADKIAQINQEFSSSFNVELVTNTLELPIKHDRLLRVFINSRNASLGIIRQIGGGLSAAKVYSVLVQDVSGRTLHAAICKCGPKEDINSDAKNYHNYINRLKPDATPRILGHLEYAAGDSSGVFYGLAENYETSFFEASLNQEFGGGLMQAIKQMLAPWHQNMRQDQKLIREIRSQLVSDTIAERLIKEFGLTEALNFETMPVICKTSCTHGDFHGENILLDISSQKATLIDYGDVCEGVSIIDPLTLECSFLFHPKTSDALSVWPTETNRENWENLEAFVDGCPFKESIIFCRTWTTELGVGNRELAACLYAYALRQLKYEGTNKEHAISLINTAYRLYQQS
- a CDS encoding TRAP transporter large permease subunit is translated as MATFGIAMLAFVVLLFVGMPIAISIGMTTAFALFLSDIPVSFIAQLSFSALDSFTYLAIPMFIMAGFVMETGGLSRRIVTNYCHR
- a CDS encoding TRAP transporter small permease, which translates into the protein MKNKINYFMNNIEEYVSILLFSSLIILCFLQILFRFVFNFSLSWTEELSRYVFIALVYISASLAVIRGAHVRVEVIDNYIKGANKRILDTIIDLSFAIFMIYIGYYGIEITIETLDVEQTTPALGWSSGWVYAVVPFSFYLISLRLIQRAYLRLTNKLDESNISVGCD
- a CDS encoding TRAP transporter substrate-binding protein, which gives rise to MKLNKLFTLCAVSMIAVSSYANAAKTMRIGIGVPESHFEYAAMKKFEEHVEQATNNSIDVKVFANNQLGNDQEALEAIKQNIVQMNLPSPAVLANIVKDFNILSLPFIFPTEDIANQVVDGEWGQKLASKLERAGYVGLGYGNFGFRHVTNNTRPIATAKDFDGLKLRTMQNKAHLDSFRALGANPTPMAFSELFSSLQQGVVDGQENPYTNIYSQRLYEVQKYVSNTGHVYSWVVFVVGKRFYNGLSEEEQTALNDAAKVAIDHMRTSVREQDKQSLQNMIDAGLVYTEISPEEKAKMREIVAPVVQQFADDINPELYRELTATVDSLQ
- a CDS encoding 2-dehydro-3-deoxy-6-phosphogalactonate aldolase, which codes for MTNLKANPFFQSLPLVAILRGILPSEILPAAKILIEEGYRFIEVPLNSPDALMSIKLLVDEYGDKAIVGAGTVTDQQKLIDVLETGAKLIVTPNMNPDVISIASKRDCIVMPGVQTTTEAFTALSCGASALKFFPAEVIGAKGIKAMKSVLPEGTVCLPVGGVAANKESMQEYLDVGADGFGLGSGLYQKGMSLEELKSRSHAYKKAWLGTQK